GAGGATTGAGGGGAGATGAGCGGGGAGAGAAGGCTGCTCCCTGGGAGGTGGCTGCTGGGAGCTCTAGCTGGGCAAGAAGGCCTCTGCAGTGTGCGAAGCCCTTCCCCCTTCAGCCCTCCTGTTGGCCCTGTGCTTTACTCTGAAAGCCATTCAAGGAGGTTATGGCCAGGAGGTGGGTCTGACTGTAGAGCAGGAGGCCGGTGCTGTCCTGCTCCTGAGCTCTGCCCTGCCTGTCACCTGGGGAACTCAAGGGTTAGGAGAGCCCTGACCAAGGTCCCGAGGTAGCCGCACCAGGAAGATCCCTTGGGTCACACCGTGGGCTCTCGGAAAGGCGCCCTCCTGCCTGCTGCAGGAACCCAGAAGGTTCACAGGAGCTGTTGGAGGTGGGTGGAAGGAGAAGGGCGCGTGCTCTGTTGCTTCCACCCGAGGCTCTGCACTGGGCCCGCTTTCCAGAGGTCAGCCTGCCCACCCCACTAGGTCTTTTCCTTCGGTGAGAGCCAGGCTGCTCACAGCTGTGTGGGAACGGTTGTCTGGGGGTGTGAAGCGGGGTGGGCAGTCCCAAGGCCTGTGGCGTCATGGAGGAAGGGGACCAAGCTATGGGTTGTGTGAGGTCGGAGTGCTtcttggcagaggcaggatggAGAGCATGGGACATTGGGTGCCTTCACATTCGCCcagtgtgtctctgagtgtgaCTGTCCGTTGCTCTGGTTCATCACCTCAGTGGTCACCTGTTTGTCAGAGTCACCCATCCTGCCCCTGATCAGGAGCACATCCTGTACTCTCCTGGGCGCTTTTTCGTTGGTTCTTCCAGTGAATTGGTTTCCTCATTTACTCCTCCTTCAGGCCCATTCCCacttcttccaggaagccttcttGGGTTTCCCCACATCCTTAGACCACCAGTGTCTTGAAAACCCATGTTAGTATTCCTGTGCCCCATCAGCTCCAGGAAAGGCCATCTGCCCTGAGCTCAGATGGGGCCTGGTATGTTTATATCATTAGCTGGGTGTGTTTGGGGTGCACAGCTATCCAGCGGCAAGGGCCAGGCAGGTGTTAGGCGGGCCCTGAGCATGTGGAGGATGTCCTAGGAACTGTGGGGCCGGCCAGCCCAGGTGACTGTCTCCTGTTTACAGCCGTGCAGGAGGAGCGGCAGCGGGGCAAGGANCGGAATGAGAACGAGGTGGAGTCCACCAGCAGTGCCAACGAGGACATGCCTGTAGAGAAGATTCTGGAAGCCGAGCTCGCTGTCGAGCCCAAGACTGAGACATACGTGGAGGCAAACATGGGGCTGAACCCCAGCTCAGTGAGTGGCAGATGCTCGCCGGCCTCGGTTTCCCCTGTACTTACTCTCTTACCCTCCTGCTTCAACAGCCAACGGACCCCAGCCCTCTGGCTGCCTGGCCTTTGTCCCCAGCAGTGGGGCCTCTGTCCGACTGGGTGACCCTGTGAGTGTGGGGATAGGCCAGCCTTCCTGCTGGCCTTGCTTGTCTGCCCCATCCAAATACACACCAGGGTCACCGTGGGGTCTCGGCTTCCGTCGCGGTGAGGCTTGCGCTCAGTGCAGGGGCGTCCTTCAGAGAAGCTATGAGGAGCTGAGCCTGGGCAGAGCCCTCTACTGCAGCAGCGGGGCTCCAGGCTGGCCCTCTAAGCTCCCTTTCCCACCTGCTGCTACGAGAAGGTGGAGAATCCAACAGGGAGGCGCTCGCTCGTCGCTCATGGGTGGCAGCTGTTGTGACTACTGTTGAAGCAGAAGTGTCTCTTGGCCTTCAGCTGGTCACCCTCGAGCTGGCCACCTGTAGGAATGGCCTAGACAGCCATCCTCCCTAGTCTTCCTGTGTTACCTGCCACCTATAGCTGTCATAGCCTCCAGGCGAGACTGGAGGGCCACGGTGCCCACCGCTGGTCACCTCCTGGCTGTTCGCAGGGTTTTAGTTTCAGATCTTTCTGGCTTCCGTGCCTGTCCCTGGACTTTCGCCGGAGCTCTTCCCCCAGTGCCCCCTGCCCCGCTCCTGCTGTCACTTAGGGGCCATTGGCCAGTGTGGAAGTGTTTGGGTGGGTGGGATACTCCATTTGCCCAAGGCCCCAGTGCCAAGGCTGCAGCCATGTCCCAGACTGGGACAGGGCCTCGCACAAACCCACAGGCCTCACGTTCTCTCAAGCTCATAGCCCAGCTATATCTGCCTCATATGTGCTTTTTATTGATATCCTGACCTCATCTGGACCCTCATGTGGGCCTCAGACCTGGGACCAGAGTCCTGCCATTAACCATTGGACACCCAGTCCAGGTAGACCTTAAGGAAGTCTCTTTTGGCTTCTCCCTCTGAAGCAGACTTAGCTGGTCTTCTCTTGCATCCTAGTGCCCTCGTCTCAGCCTGTGGCTGTGGTGGATACAGAGTACCCATTCTTTTCCTTCAACTCCAGGCACAGGGCAGCGGTATCCCAGGAGGCAGTGGGGTGACTGAGCTCTGTGTTGTCAGCAGCCTTGCCCTGTCCCGGGGGCTCGGGCatgcctcttcctctctgtaGTCTGTGAGCGGAGATCCCCCCTTGCATATTTGTGAGGACCTGTGACACAGTTcctattcccccacccccacccctgttacCCAGCATTTGTCTGTCTTAATCCCAGAGCTGCCTTACTGGAGACAATGCATAGGTCTTGCAGGTGGTCTTCCTGGGGGACCCAACCCTGGCCGTGTGAAAATCCCTCCCAGTGGAGGGAGACCACAAAAACCCTTGCCCACTGGAACCTGCCCAGTGCTCTGGTTGGAGTCTGTTCCCCAAGCCCTCTTACCAGTCCTGGAAGGGAGAGAGCAGCATCAGGACTCGGCTTTGTGGAATAGGACCTGAGGGTGGCTGGCTGGGGTCTGAAGCATGACTAGGGTTTTCCTTTATCAAGTAAGGCCGTTGTTGGGAATGGCCTCAGACATGGCCTTAGCTGTTCTTCCATGAGGGTTCAGGTCTTTAGAGCTACACAGTGGAAAGCCAGTGTCCTCCAGTGTCTTGTGACTGGCCTTAATCTGTACACATGGATCTGGCGGTCTTCTCTCCCAGGCAAGCTGATGAGGCTGGATAGGctgcacctagcctcacagatgGGCTGCTGGCTCCTCCGGGTCCTGCCTGGGTGGTCTGTGACCACGCCTAGCTGGCAAGCAGTAGCTCATTAAATGTCTACTGTGGAGTCTGCTGTGAGGAGTGAAGTTACACAGTGGAACGGAACAGGGCAGAACCAGAGGCGCTCTCAGCCCTCCCTTCCTGTGGGTGCCTGCTGGGCACGGGCCCTCACACCTATATGGCCCCGGCCTCCTTCCTTCCCGGCTCCTCTGCTCAAGCCTTGAATCCAGTCCTGGCAgatggcatgtgtgcacatggccGCAGAGGCCCCAGTCAGCCCAGGAATAACTTTGAGCTCTTTTCCCCAGTCATAGTAGTATCGTGACACTGGATTCAAGAGGGTGGCCAGGGAGAACGCTGAGCTCACAGAGCTTGGGTGTGAGGCTTGTCGTCTCATGGTCCGGTCCGTGCGTTCTCCCAGATGGCTTAGGGCCCTCACTGTCTCCCGTCTTGGGGCTGCTCTCCAGGAGATGGCAGGCAAGGAAGACATCCATGGAGCAGCCCCCGGTGgctgaggcagagccaggctgcAGACAGACAGTCCCTAGTACCTGCGGTGCTGGGGCTCCACTGGCCTCTCAGGTTCGCTGAGGATCGTGTGGCTGGGAGGTGTCACCCATCCCTTTGGACTCTGTCCCGGGGACCATGGGCTGCCGTCCCCCGTCCTTGCAGCCCTGGGCTTCCTGTGTAGCCGGTCCTGCCAGGCCAGTGAAGGGAAGCTGGCTTGTCAGTGCCTTTCACTGAGCGCTTCACGGGCCCTTCACACGGGGCTGGGTGTTTAGACTGAACGTCACCGCTGAGCAGATGGTTTCTGTCAGCTGAGGGAAGCCCTTTAAAGCCTGCAGTTCTCCCCGTATCCGAGGCTCGGCCACTTCTTTTTTCAAAATCAGGAGTCTTGTATCCTGTTCTGGGGTACTCTTACCCACCACACCCTGAGGTCAGAGGCCGTGACCCTGGCCCACCTGATGGGGGGGGGTCTTCCCAGCCTACTGTAAGGCCCACCTGCGCTCTTCACCTGTAACAAGGACTGGGCGTTCCTCTCTGGGCAGAACTTTCTAGAAGGCTCCTGGTGATATCACCTCTACCTGAGACTTGGAATCCGGACCGAGCAAGGAGCAGCCCGGCCCCAGGCTTGTCCTTGCGTGTCTGATCGGACTTCTCTCCTGGGTGGTTGCTGCTACCTTTCGAGATGGGGTCTGGCCCTACCTCAGCTCCCTCACCTGCTGTTAAAtggctccttttcctcttcctccagcaCCTGCCTCTCGGGTGGGGAAGACCTGATAGGCTTCCATGGTACAGACTCCGTTTCCTTCAGCCATTGAGCTGTGTGACCCTAGTCTGTCTTGGTGGGCCCCAGTCAGGTTTGGGCAGGGTTGattcttcccttcctgcctttcctgATTTGGAGGTTCCCCAGCCCCCCTGACATGGGACTCCTGCCAGCTTCAGGTCAGCCATGTCCTCTAATCTGCTTTTCCCGATCCATCCCTTCTGACTTGGAGCCTCCTGCTGCTTCTGACTGCCGCCTTGGTCCTCGTCCCGCTCCAGTAAGCCAGGCTTCCTCCAGTCTCTGGCACTATGGTGGATCTCTTCTCAGAGTCCTTCCACTGTGCCAGGCCTCAGAGGGTTTGGGATGCAGATTCTGGGACCCCACCCCATGGGTGTTTCGTGTGGGGTGAGGTGGTTCTGCCGGGTATCGGGTGTGAAGCTTGATCAATGTCCTTCCTCCGCTCTAGCCAAATGACCCTGTTACCAACATCTGTCAAGCGGCAGACAAGCAGCTCTTCACTCTTGTGGAGTGGGCCAAGAGGATCCCACACTTTTCTGAGCTGCCCCTGGACGACCAGGTCATCCTGCTACGGGCAGGTGAGTGCTAGTGGTTCAGTGGGCTCCTGCCCACTCCTGCGTGCGGTATAGAGCTGCTCTCCCCTTCCAGCTAAGAAAGTCAGTAAGGGGTCTCCTCAGGCTGCCCGCCAGGTCTGTGTGACCTCTGCAGCCATGTCACCTTGGAAGCTTCAGGCCTTTTTCTGAGCAGAGGTCTTGATGCAAGTGTCTGGAGCGTAAGAGTGTGTCTCTCTTACAGCCAAGGGGACAGATTGAAGGAGTGGAGCCTTGGAGCTTGGGCTGAGGCTAGGTCTGTAGGCTGCCCTGGTCCTTATTGATCGACTGGGCATTGGGGCACGCTGACTGTTGCTCACCAGGTCACCAGTAGGGGTGTTACGATCGAGAGACTTAGATCTCCAACCTGGGGACAGATGGGGATATATTGAGAATGGCATCTGCAACTCTTGCTCACCACAGAGCTGTGGTGACAGTTGACACTGCCCCACTCCGGTGAAGAGCCCTGGAGACCCTGCTGTCTCGAGGGGCCTGAGTGCCCTGACTTGCTTTGGTTTTCTGCTTGCACCAAGGGCTCTCAGCCTCAGCCCACCCCAGTAGATACCATGAGCAGAGATGGCTCCCTGTGCGTCAGGGAGTGTTTTGGAATCTATTTAGTTGGGGTGAGGCTCACATGGgccctgatcttcctgccttccctctgaAAAGACCTCTTGGTAGGTATGGGTTGCCGAGGTGAACGAGATGGATCCTGCCATGTTTGCCTCTGCCTAGGTGGGCTTGTGGGATGAGGCATGTGACTCACACAGGACTTCTCTGAGGCTGGGAAGCACTCTGTTCAGGAGGAACACCACTGTCTGCTCTTTACAGCCACGCTGTAGGAACAGCAGAGCTGCCTGGCCTAGCCTTGGACCAACTGCTTAACACAGGTGTCCCAGTGAGCCCTTGCCACTGAGGCATTTATGCCAATCCATGTAGAAGGGACAGCCCTAGGGTGGAGCCTCAGGTGACCTGCACAGTATGGGGCTCAGGTACCGAGAAATGAGATGAGGCAGAATTGGCCCCACATATCCTTATGGGGACCCTGAGGTCACATTTCTGGGAGTGATCTCCCCTGTGGCAAGAAGCCTATCAGGCCACACCTCTCAAATGctgactgcttccatttccccTTGTAAAACGGGTCAGTAGTCTTAGAGCCAGGATATGGGACCTGCAAGGTTTGGGATTTCAGAACACCGGGAGTTTCTGGACCTGCTAAAAGGCTCGTGCCACCTTGTCAAGGAGCCCCTGGCTGTGTGTGCAGagccctgtcttctctccctcttgcAGGCCCCTTTCCAGTGCTTTCATAGTAGCTCTGGTTGGTATGGGCTGGGGCCTGGGATGCATGGCACTAGGCCTGTGGCTCTAAGGTAGTTTTCCTCTCGGTACTCCACTCTCCTGGCATTCTGCATGCTCCAGACTGGCAGCAGTCACCTCATAGCCGTCACGGGAAAGTCGTCGGGAGGTCTCCCATCTCCTCTGAGGCACATGCATGCCCTCTTCATGTAAGAAAGAAACCCCCGTGCCTGCGTTTGTTAGAGGGAGTCCTCAGGGCAGAACACCCCAGGCTGGTACACTGATAGGATGTGTGCTTGCTAGAAGGAAGAGGCACTGCTCATGCTCAGGTACACTTCCTGGGGTCCCACTTTGGGGAGCCTGACTTGAGTGTGCTGCTTCTGTGATCCGGCTGTGGGCGAGGGAAGGGACAGTGATGGGGTCATAGAAACAGCAGAGTGACCATATGCTCACCCCCTCCCCAGGCTGGAACGAGCTGCTGATCGCCTCCTTCTCCCACCGCTCCATAGCTGTGAAGGATGGGATTCTCCTGGCCACCGGCCTGCACGTACACCGGAACAGCGCTCACAGTGCTGGGGTGGGCGCCATCTTTGACAGGTGGGCTGGGTGGCACTGTCTTTGATAGGTAGGCAGGGTAGGTACCATCTTAGATAGGTGGGATGGATGCTATCTTTAACACATGAGTGGTGTAGCATCATCTTTGATGGTATATGGGTTGGGGACTATCTTTGGTAGGCAAAGTATGGATTGTATTCACCAGGTAGGTGGGGTGGGTGTCCTTTTCCATAGTGGGCCATCTTGAATAGGTATTGGGGGGGACACTACCTTTGACAGGTGGGGACAGGCCCCTTAGTCTCTTCCTGCTCTGTTGGACATAACCTCTGCCTAGGAAAGACATTAATGTGAAAAATGCAGGCCAGACATAGGGAGACTACTGTCTGTGGAGTCGACTGTCGGGGGAGTTGAGGCCACAGGCAGCCCTCTTCCTTTGTGAGCTGAGTATCCCCAAGTATAACAAAAACAGATTATGCCACTGGTACGGTTTTATAAGGGTCAACATCTGGCACATCTCAGCCACGAGCACTGTTGCCGTCCTGGGGTGACCTGTGCTCTGACCTATCACTGAATAATTGGTGTTTCTGATCTGCTGCTCCTTACAACCCCAGTAGACCTGAGTCTAAGGCACCTCTGCATGTGCCTTAGCTGCTGTTTAGAAACATGCTCCAAGGAGCAGGCTGCCTGGAGTGCAGCCACATGCAGAGGCCACCTGGCCCCAGGCGGTTCCGCTCCTGCAATGCCTGTCTTACTTAAGCTTGCCAGGTGAGGGACTGTGACTGCCTGCTCTTATGTCTGGATGCCCAGCCTTGGTATATAGGCTAAGGGCCTGTGCCCGACCTCAGTGTTCTGGGGCCCTGGATGCAAGTCTCTGTCAGCTGAAGTTGGGGGCCTGGGGCTGATGCAAGGACATGAGGCAGTGAGTGGGAATGAGCAGGCCCATAAGGGGAAGTGGGGTAGGGGGCGAAGCAGGTGAGTCCCTGAGCTCCTGATATTGGAGGTGAGCAGAGCCACCCTCCAGTGCTCTTGGCTAGCGAGGACAGTACCCAGGCTGAGCTCTTCCCAGGGAAAGGCCCCTGGAGCACACAGGCAGGTAAATGCTAACCAGGCTCTGTGTGGCCAGCCTTTGACAAGCTAACTTACGGGGCTGCTCCGCAGGGCAAGGTATTAGAGCTTAGCCCATGGGGTCGAATTTGGGTAAATGTGAAGTGACAGTACTGGGGGCTTGATGCTTTTCTCTTCTGGGGACGTGAAGCGCTGGTTGGAGAGGCCCTCGCTTATCCTTCCGGTCAGAGTGAGTGGACTGTGAAGTCTGACCCTCGGTGGCAGGGCTCCTTCTTGCTGCTGAGGTCAGAGAGACTCTGGTTCAGGTGACTGAAGGCAGAGTGGAGCCTAGGGTTCTTCCAGACTCCGTACATGTTGGGTGCGCTAAGGACCCTTGAAGGTTCTTTGGAGGGGTCCCTATCTTACTGAGGAAGCTATGTGATATCTGCTGATAAAAAGGGACTCCCCCCAAGAGGTTTTGTCCCAGGGAAAAGTTTAACCTGGAGCTAAAAGAAACAGCTCTGAGTGCAGGGCAGCCTTGACTAGCCACACGGCAGGAGGTCTCGTCTCAGTTCTCCTTGGCTTGTCAATCTTGGGGTTCCTCCTCTGGGCTCAGATTCCCAGACtgcactggggaagtggaggaCCCCATCTTCCACAGGACTGTGAACTCATGGTGATGCTCCCTTCCCGTGGACCTGGGCTTCAAGAGTCCAGTGGGTCTTCCTTGGTGGGGCTCTGGTGAGGACATGTCTAACGTGGACTTTGGCACCTGCATTTCCCTGCAGGGTGCTAACAGAGCTGGTGTCTAAGATGCGTGACATGCAGATGGACAAGACGGAGCTGGGCTGCCTGCGAGCCATTGTCCTGTTCAACCCTGGTACGGTCCTTCCACCTCCCACCCAGCCAAGGGCGTGCGAGtcttcccagctgctctgccccATGCTTTGCCCTTCGGGGCCCAGTGTTCACCTCACAACAGACACcaatctcctgcctccactcgTCTGGAGACGTAATGGAGAGGCTCAAGTGGCACTCTCTGCAGCCAGAGTATGCACTTGACATGAGTGCTCTCCAGCTGAGCCTCGTGGGCTCTGCTGTCCACAGTGGCCTAATGTTAGAGTGAGCTCCCAGGATGGGGTTGGTGGTCCATCTTGTTAGGTGTCTTGAGGGTAGCTAACATGTCTCAGGCCTTGGCTTCGAGGATATGTGGGGtcagggcagagcagagctgcAGTCTTCAGGGCCTCCAAGCTGTCGCTGTCACAGAGGCTGGGACTGTCTGCTGTGTGGGACTGTGTGTGGGAGGCTGTGGTGTAAAGAGTGGCCTGTGCTCACAGCGCTGGGTTGGTGGCCAGTCCACATGGTGATGGGAGCACACAACTGAGAGTGTGGAATTCTTGCTGGGAAGAAATTCTGTGATTCAAGGGATGGCCATGGGCTTGTGGGTGGCCCTGACTAGGCCCTAGGAGGCTGCAGAGGCTGGAGCACTTACTGCAGCAGGGTATGCATGGGCTTCTGAATTTGAAAGTCCATCCTTGTCTGCCGGAGGAGGGGTTGAATGTGGGTTGGAAGCTTGGCCGATGGGGGAGTGGAGGAGCTACTCACCATGTACCAGCCCTGCACATGGTGAGTAGAAGATACGGGGGACAGGGACATAGGCTTCCACCCCAGATAGCTCACCAGGCTGTAATTCCTGAGCCAACCTGATAGTTTCTCAGGTTAGTTCTGAGTGGCCTGATTGGAGGCATGGTGAACCAGGGAGGCCTGGGCCTGGGGCTACGAGGGGTAGGGAGGAACTGTCAGGGACTAGATCAGTTGAAGGTGTCTTATGTATTCTAAAGAGCTCCCAGACCCCAGAGTACCCTCTGCATTCTTACTGGCGCACTGTGCCCTGCTGGTGTTGACGACTGTGACTGTGGCTTTTCTGCAGCCTGTATTATGGCCAGTGTTTAGGCTCTGAGGAGGGACCTCCTGCCTCATGGTATGGGGAGATCCTCAGGGAAGGGCTTACAGCTTTCTTCCTGTCATTGGGGCCAGGCCCAGGGGCAGTGAGAGGATTGGTTATCTCTCATGGCCACCTGGAGAAAGATGGGGAAACTAAGTCCTTGAATGACAAGGTACCGGTTTAAGGTCACTTGACTTTCAAGTGGCCGAGTGGAGGCATATATGACTCTAGAACACCGATCCTCCTGGTCTGGGACCTATGGGTCTGCAGGGCAGCCATATCTAGTTGTGTAGCATGCACACTCTCCGCTGTGCTTGTATGTGGGTAGGAGACAGTCTGGGGGCTCTGACCTGAGGCTGTTTTTCTCTACAGACTCTAAGGGGCTCTCAAACCCTGCTGAGGTGGAGGCACTGAGGGAGAAGGTGTATGCGTCACTAGAAGCATACTGTAAACACAAGTACCCCGAGCAGCCGGGCAGGTGAGCTCCGCCTCCATCCTTGGATAGCCCCCTGCCTCTACCCTTGGGCTCAGCCACACATCTCCAAAGCCCTTTATATGCCACAATACAATGGTGTCCTCCTTAAATCACCCTGGGGTGCTTTTAGGCTTTGGGCAGGAGCTAGGCAGCCCTTGGACTCATGAGCTCTGAGGATAACCCACTTTCCCCTATACCCACTTGAGAGAATTGATCCATTTCTTAGTGCACAGTAGGTCCATGCTATTTACGAGTATGAAGCCTTATGTTCTTCACCTGTTAAGTGACCTGGAAATGCCAGCACAGTGTAGGTGCTTTACAGTTGTGCATAATAGGTGGCTGAGTCTGGAGAACACATTCTGTCTGATGGCCTAAGGAAGACTGACATCTAGTCATGTTCAGTGTTGGGTGCACAGTTTAGTGttaggcacacagtaggtgtccAGGAGAAACGGTGTGTTCCAAGGATTCAGTTCTGCTTCTTCTTGCAGTCTCCCAGTCTGCAGGTTAGGTGTGAGTTGGGTAGTGGAAGACCAGGCAGACGAGCACACTAACCCATCTTGTTGCCTGGTACACACATGGTTAACTGTCCACACTGCTGTTTAGCCCTCATCTGGTTTGGTTTAAAGTGAAACTTCCCGGAGGAGGACAGGAGGGTGGCAGCAGCTTGTTTTTCCTGGCTTCCTGCCTTAGCCCATCTCGCCAGCTCAGCAGAAAACAGCCTGTTCTCTGGcgcctctccagcctccaagctACGCTTATGCCTTTAAACTGAGGACTGCGGGGCAGCCAGCCACAAGGCTTCCTCCCTGGAAATGAAAGACATTGTTAATAATTAATGAGGCCCAGAGCCCCCTCCAGTATATAGGGAGGCCCTGAGCAGACAGAGGTCACATGTGGGACCCCAGGTCCTGTCCCCACACCACACTGTCCTCTCTTGTCTGTCTACCTTCCATGAGTTCTTAGATTCCTTTCCCATGCCTATTAGTCTTTTGCCCAGGAAACACTCCAGGGGTAAAGGAACCCAAAGGCCTCCACTGTCCTCCCCAGGGAGGTGCTCCTGCTGAAGCAGGGAATCTCCCAGCTCACTGCTGGCTCCACTGTCAGTCGCCCCGAGTACCATGCGTGTGACTACCAGTGAGGCTGCCCACAGATCTTCCTGTTGCCTCTTCCTAGGACATGCCCCACTGCCTCTAGCAAGACAGCCGCTCTTGCAGAGACCTCTCTGATGCACAAAACACGTtcatgctcttacctgctgaaatTTCTGTCGTGGCTCCCCGTTGCCCGTGGAGCAAGCCCACACTTGTAACTGCTCTCCCGAACCCTGTCGGTCCTGTCCCGGCCAACAGTAGTCAATCATTGGCTCTTCCTTTCATTTCAGGGCCTTATGGATCTTGATGCAACTCACCCTGCCGCACCCCTgccacactcccaccccaccccgccacTCCCCTGCCCCTTGTGCTCTTTTGTCTCCAAGGAGCCTCCTTTCTCTAGTCCCCATTTCTTCCGCTTGGGCAGCTTCCTCTGCAGACCAGATTCAGGTCCCAGGCACTGGGCTTGGCTGGTCTCCGGGGAAGTTACAAGTCACCAAGTCGAGCAGGGAGCACTCCAAGGGGAGCACTCCCTGCCTCCTGGCCTGTCCTTACTCTCTCCCGTCCTGCAGGTTTGCCAAGCTGCTGCTCCGCCTGCCTGCACTGCGTTCCATCGGACTCAAGTGCCTGGAGCACCTGTTCTTCTTCAAGCTCATCGGGGACACGCCCATCGACACCTTCCTCATGGAGATGCTGGAGGCNNNNNNNNNNNNNNNNNNNNNNNNNNNNNNNNNNNNNNNNNNNNNNNNNNNNNNNNNNNNNNNNNNNNNNNNNNNNNNNNNNNNNNNNNNNNNNNNNNNNNNNNNNNNNNNNNNNNNNNNNNNNNNNNNNNNNNNNNNNNNNNNNNNNNNNNNNNNNNNNNNNNNNNNNNNNNNNNNNNNNNNNNNNNNNNNNNNNNNNNNNNNNNNNNNNNNNNNNNNNNNNNNNNNNNNNNNNNNNNNNNNNNNNNNNNNNNNNNNNNNNNNNNNNNNNNNNNNNNNNNNNNNNNNNNNNNNNNNNNNNNNNNNNNNNNNNNNNNNNNNNNNNNNNNNNNNNNNNNNNNNNNNNNNNNNNNNNNNNNNNNNNNNNNNNNNNNNNNNNNNNNNNNNNNNNNNNNNNNNNNNNNNNNNNNNNNNNNNNNNNNNNNNNNNNNNNNNNNNNNNNNNNNNNNNNNNNNNNNNNNNNNNNNNNNNNNNNNNNNNNNNNNNNNNNNNNNNNNNNNNNNNNNNNNNNNNNNNNNNNNNNNNNNNNNNNNNNNNNNNNNNNNNNNNNNNNNNNNNNNNNNNNNNNNNNNNNNNNNNNNNNNNNNNNNNNNNNNNNNNNNNNNNNNNNNNNNNNNNNNNNNNNNNNNNNNNNNNNNNNNNNNNNNNNNNNNNNNNNNNNNNNNNNNNNNNNNNNNNNNNNNNNNNNNNNNNNNNNNNNNNNNNNNNNNNNNNNNNNNNNNNNNNNNNNNNNNNNNNNNNNNNNNNNNNNNNNNNNNNNNNNNNNNNNNNNNNNNNNNNNNNNNNNNNNNNNNNNNNNNNNNNNNNNNNNNNNNNNNNNNNNNNNNNNNNNNNNNNNNNNNNNNNNNNNNNNNNNNNNNNNNNNNNNNNNNNNNNNNNNNNNNNNNNNNNNNNNNNNNNNNNNNNNNNNNNNNNNNNNNNNNNNNNNNNNNNNNNNNNNNNNNNNNNNNNNNNNNNNNNNNNNNNNNNNNNNNNNNNNNNNNNNNNNNNNNNNNNNNNNNNNNNNNNNNNNNNNNNNNNNNNNNNNNNNNNNNNNNNNNNNNNNNNNNNNNNNNNNNNNNNNNNNNNNNNNNNNNNNNNNNNNNNNNNNNNNNNNNNNNNNNNNNNNNNNNNNNNNNNNNNNNNNNNNNNNNNNNNNNNNNNNNNNNNNNNNNNNNNNNNNNNNNNNNNNNNNNNNNNNNNNNNNNNNNNNNNNNNNNNNNNNNNNNNNNNNNNNNNNNNNNNNNNNNNNNNNNNNNNNNNNNNNNNNNNNNNNNNNNNNNNNNNNNNNNNNNNNNNNNNNNNNNNNNNNNNNNNNNNNNNNNNNNNNNNNNNNNNNNNNNNNNNNNNNNNNNNNNNNNNNNNNNNNNNNNNNNNNNNNNNNNNNNNNNNNNNNNNNNNNNNNNNNNNNNNNNNNNNNNNNNNNNNNNNNNNNNNNNNNNNNNNNNNNNNNNNNNNNNNNNNNNNNNNNNNNNNNNNNNNNNNNNNNNNNNNNNNNNNNNNNNNNNNNNNNNNNNNNNNNNNNNNNNNNNNN
The DNA window shown above is from Mus pahari chromosome 3, PAHARI_EIJ_v1.1, whole genome shotgun sequence and carries:
- the Rxra gene encoding retinoic acid receptor RXR-alpha, yielding MAAPSLHPSLGPGIGSPLGSPGQLHSPISTLSSPINGMGPXFSVISSPMGPHSMSVPTTPTLGFGTGSPQLNSPMNPVSSSEDIKPPLGLNGVLKVPAHYGVYSCEGCKGFFKRTVRKDLTYTCXDNKDCLIDKRQRNRCQYCRYQKCLAMGMKREAVQEERQRGKXRNENEVESTSSANEDMPVEKILEAELAVEPKTETYVEANMGLNPSSPNDPVTNICQAADKQLFTLVEWAKRIPHFSELPLDDQVILLRAGWNELLIASFSHRSIAVKDGILLATGLHVHRNSAHSAGVGAIFDRVLTELVSKMRDMQMDKTELGCLRAIVLFNPDSKGLSNPAEVEALREKVYASLEAYCKHKYPEQPGRFAKLLLRLPALRSIGLKCLEHLFFFKLIGDTPIDTFLMEMLEY